In the genome of Massilia sp. UMI-21, the window GCCGCCGATGACTTCCATCGCATACACCCGCGAGGCCCAGGGCTGCTCGCGCGAGAAGCGCAGCTTGGCGGCGACGTAGGCGCGCAGCACCCCGGCCGGCTCGCCATCCCCATCGGCCAGGTGCGCCATGCGCGCCAGCCAGTCGTCGAGCACATCGTCGAGCACGCGCCGGTACAGGTCGTTCTTGGTCGGGAAGTAGTAGAGCAGGTTCTGCTTCGAGATGCCGGCCCGCTCGGCCACGGTGGCGATGCTGGCGCCTTCGAAGCCGCACTCGGCGAACAGGCGGGTGGCGGCGGCCAGGATGGCGCCTTCCAGCCTGTCGCGCCGCCGGGCGCTGTCGCTCATGTGTTCCTTGACCTGAATGTCCATGGTGTCCTCAGCGCCGGTTGGGCAGAAATTCGCGCAGGAAGTCGAGCAGTCGCGGGTTGGCCGAATAGGCGGCATTGAAGCGGAACCAGATCCGGCCCGGTTCGCGCTGCGTGAAGAATTCGCCGGGGGCCAGCAGGATGCCGGCCTTCAGGGCGGCGTCGGCGATGGCCCGGCCGTGGCGCCCCGCAGTGGGCGTCTCGTCCCAGCCGGCGCTGACGAACATGCCGCCGCGCGGACGGGCCAGCGGGCGCATGCCGATGTCGCGCAGCCCGTCCAGCGTGCGTTCACGCGCATCTTCCAGCTGGCTGGCCAGGCGCTCGACCATGCGGCGGTAACCACGCGCGCCGATGGCGTGGAACACGGCGCGTTCGTTGATCTCGGAAGTCGTCAGGCCCGCCACCATTTTCACGCGCAGCAGTTCCGGCAGCAGCGAACGCGAGGCGCACAGCGAGCCGACCCGCAGCACGGGCGAGAGCGTCTTGGAAAAACTGCCGACCCGGATCACGCGGCGCAGACCGTCCATCGCCGCCAGCGAGGCCTCGCCGGGGGCGGCCAGTTCGCGGTAGATGTCGTCTTCCACCAGCCAGAAGTCGAACTGCTCGGCCAGCGCCAGCAGGCGGTGCGCCTGGGCCTGCGAGAGCGAGGTGCCGAGCGGATTTTGCAGCACCGTGTTGACGAACATGAGCTTGGGATGCAGCAGCGCGGCCTGGCGCGCCAGCTCCTCCATGTCCAGGCCGTCCCCGCTGCGCGGGATGCCGACCGGGACGCAGCCGTGGTGGTGTACCAGCGTCAGCAGGTTGCCGTAGCCGGGGTCCTCGACCAGCACCACGTCGCCGGGGCGCGTGAGCGTGCGCAGCACCAGGTCGAAGGCGTGGGTCGCGCCGTTGGTCAGCAGGACCTGGTCGGCGTCGACCGGAAACAGTTCGTCCGACAGGCTCGCGGCCAGCTGCTGGCGCAGCGAGGGAAAGCCGAGCGGGTGGCCGTAGCCGCGCAGGCGGCTCGCCGGGATCTTCATCGCATGGCGCACGGCATCGAGGATGGTGTTCTCGCCGTACCACTCGGGCGGCAGCCAGCCGGCGCCGACCGGCAGCGCCTCGGCCTGGCCGCTGTACAGGTCGGGGGCGAGGGCGTCGATCTCGGATTGCAGGCAGGGCTGGGAGGGGAGTGGCGCGCAGGAAATATGCGGCGGGCTGCGTGTGACGAAGAAGCCGGAACCGCGCCGCGAGGACAGCAAGCCCAGCTGGTGCAGGCGCTCGTAGGCTTCCACCACGGTGAATGTGCTGACGCCATTGCACTTTGCGAATTGTCTAACCGATGGCATTTTCGTACCGGCACCAAGCTGGCGCTCGTTTACCATCGTCGAGATCGTTCCGACGATCTGCTCGACCAGGCTGCCGCGCCTGGCCCTGTCGATCGCGAGCAGCGGCCATGCCACGCTGGGTGCCATACTGGAGGCGCCACTCGTGGACGCCGGATGCAAGGTTTCAGAAGGAAACATCTCTGTCAGAACAGCTTCTTCCATCGCCACCACTCCACAAAACTGTACAGGCTGTGCTGCCTGTACGGTTGGTCGGTTCTGCCCTTGGTGTATCTGTGCCGGTGTTGCCTTGCTGACTATTATTGATCAATATTTTGCCAACTGGTAAAAATTTTTCGCCATTCAATGGCGGGGAGAATCGCATGAACGAATCCAGGCCCACCTCGATGTCCGCATTCTGGATGCCTTTCACTAATAACCGCGACTTCAAGGCCAATCCGCGCCTGTTGGTGTCAAGCGAGGGGATGTATTACAAGGATGTCGACGGCAATAGTGTGCTCGACGGTACTGCCGGCCTCTGGTGCGTGCCTTGCGGCCACGCCCAGCCGCGCATCACCCGGGCGGTCAGCGACATGGTCGGCCAGCTCGACTTCGCCCCCACCTTCCAGATGGGTCACCCGGCCGCGTTCGACCTGGCCGAGCAGCTGATGGACTACACCGGCCACAAATTCGGCCACGTGTTCTATACCAATTCGGGTTCCGAGGCGGTCGATACGGCCCTGAAGATGGCGCTGGCCTATCATCGGGCGCGCGGCGAGGGCGGGCGCACGCGCCTGATCGGCCGCGAGCGCGGCTACCACGGGGTCGGCTTCGGCGGCCTGTCGGTGGGTGGCATCGGTAACAATCGCAAGAGCTTCGGCCCGCTGCTGCCGGGTGCCGATCACCTGCCGCACACGCACGATCTGTCGAAAAACGCCTTCTCGCGCGGCGAACCGGACTTCGGCGCCGAGCTGGCCGACGAGCTGGAACGCCTGGTGACCCTGCACGACGCCTCCACCATCGCGGCGGTGATCGTCGAGCCGGTGGCCGGCTCCACCGGCGTGCTGGTGCCGCCCAAGGGCTACCTCAAGCGCCTGCGCGAGATCTGCGACAAGCATGGCATCCTGCTGATCTTCGACGAGGTCATCACCGGTTTCGGGCGCCTGTGCACGCCCTTCGCCAGCGATTATTTCGGCGTCGAGCCGGACATGATGACCACTGCGAAGGGCTTGAGCAACGGCGTGGTGCCGATGGGCGCCGTGTTTTCCAAGCGCTTCATCCACGACGCCTTCATGGAGGCGCCGGCCGGCATCGAGCTGTTCCACGGCTATACCTACTCGGGCCACCCGCTGGCCTGCGCGGCCGCGCTGGCCACGCTCGAGGTATTCCGCGAGCAGGGCGTCATCGAAAACGCCAGGAGCGTGCAGCCGTATTTCGAAGACGCCCTGCATGCGCTGCGCGGCCTGCCGCACGTGATCGACCTGCGTTCGATCGGCCTGGTGGCCGGCATCGAGCTCGAACCCATCGCCGGCAAACCGGGCGCGCGCGCCTACAGCGCCTTCAAGCAGGCCTTTGCGGACGGCATCCTGATCCGCGTGACGGGCGATATCATCGCGCTGTCGCCGCCGCTCATCCTGAACAAGCAGAACATCGACGAACTGTTCGGCAAGCTGGCCCACATCCTCAAGAACCTGGACTGACCATGACCCTGATTTCCCATTTCATCGACGGACGACTGACGCACGCGCAAGGCTGCCGCCAGCTTGATGTCTACAACCCGGCGCGCGGCGAACCCTGCGCGCGTGTGGCGCTGGCCGAGCCGCGCGAGGTCGACGCCGCCGTCGGCGCGGCCTTGGCGGCCTTTCCGGCCTGGGCGGCCACGCCGCCGCTGGCGCGCGCGCGCGTCCTGTTCAAGTACTTGCAGCTGTGCCAGCAGCACACCGACGACTTCGCCGCC includes:
- a CDS encoding TetR family transcriptional regulator C-terminal domain-containing protein is translated as MDIQVKEHMSDSARRRDRLEGAILAAATRLFAECGFEGASIATVAERAGISKQNLLYYFPTKNDLYRRVLDDVLDDWLARMAHLADGDGEPAGVLRAYVAAKLRFSREQPWASRVYAMEVIGGAKFYGEQIRARVVPLLRRDIEVFERWMREGRIARVDATHLLFALWAMTQSYADFAAQMTLVLDKPELGGGDFEDAERLIGDLVVRALAATG
- a CDS encoding PLP-dependent aminotransferase family protein, translated to MAPSVAWPLLAIDRARRGSLVEQIVGTISTMVNERQLGAGTKMPSVRQFAKCNGVSTFTVVEAYERLHQLGLLSSRRGSGFFVTRSPPHISCAPLPSQPCLQSEIDALAPDLYSGQAEALPVGAGWLPPEWYGENTILDAVRHAMKIPASRLRGYGHPLGFPSLRQQLAASLSDELFPVDADQVLLTNGATHAFDLVLRTLTRPGDVVLVEDPGYGNLLTLVHHHGCVPVGIPRSGDGLDMEELARQAALLHPKLMFVNTVLQNPLGTSLSQAQAHRLLALAEQFDFWLVEDDIYRELAAPGEASLAAMDGLRRVIRVGSFSKTLSPVLRVGSLCASRSLLPELLRVKMVAGLTTSEINERAVFHAIGARGYRRMVERLASQLEDARERTLDGLRDIGMRPLARPRGGMFVSAGWDETPTAGRHGRAIADAALKAGILLAPGEFFTQREPGRIWFRFNAAYSANPRLLDFLREFLPNRR
- a CDS encoding aspartate aminotransferase family protein yields the protein MNESRPTSMSAFWMPFTNNRDFKANPRLLVSSEGMYYKDVDGNSVLDGTAGLWCVPCGHAQPRITRAVSDMVGQLDFAPTFQMGHPAAFDLAEQLMDYTGHKFGHVFYTNSGSEAVDTALKMALAYHRARGEGGRTRLIGRERGYHGVGFGGLSVGGIGNNRKSFGPLLPGADHLPHTHDLSKNAFSRGEPDFGAELADELERLVTLHDASTIAAVIVEPVAGSTGVLVPPKGYLKRLREICDKHGILLIFDEVITGFGRLCTPFASDYFGVEPDMMTTAKGLSNGVVPMGAVFSKRFIHDAFMEAPAGIELFHGYTYSGHPLACAAALATLEVFREQGVIENARSVQPYFEDALHALRGLPHVIDLRSIGLVAGIELEPIAGKPGARAYSAFKQAFADGILIRVTGDIIALSPPLILNKQNIDELFGKLAHILKNLD